In Dysgonomonadaceae bacterium zrk40, one genomic interval encodes:
- a CDS encoding ParB/RepB/Spo0J family partition protein codes for MAKKNALGRGLDALITFNESEASGSSSISEVELDKIIPNPDQPRRAFSEEGLNELAASIRSIGVIQPVTLRKLDEESYQIIAGERRYRASQMAGLHSIPAYIKIADEDETMEMALIENIQREDLNSIEIALAYQTLIKTLSLTQEQLSERVGKKRATVTNYLRLLKLPAEVQMGVKDKKIEMGHARALVTIDDPVTQLAIYNNIIEEGLSVRKVEMMVREKSDADSVKPKSSRKRSSGDRLSRQMQDGEFDALKQHLSTYFRTDVQFTCNKSGKGKITIPFHTPEELERLIVMFDKMNK; via the coding sequence ATGGCGAAAAAAAATGCATTAGGAAGAGGTTTGGACGCGCTGATCACCTTCAATGAGAGTGAGGCCAGTGGTTCATCTTCCATCAGTGAGGTGGAACTTGACAAGATCATTCCCAACCCCGATCAGCCGCGGAGGGCATTCAGCGAGGAGGGTTTGAATGAGCTGGCTGCTTCTATCCGCTCCATTGGTGTGATCCAGCCTGTCACGCTACGCAAACTGGATGAAGAGAGTTATCAAATCATTGCCGGTGAGCGGCGCTACCGTGCTTCGCAGATGGCGGGTCTCCATTCCATTCCCGCGTATATTAAGATTGCCGATGAAGATGAGACCATGGAGATGGCGCTCATCGAGAACATACAACGGGAAGACCTTAACTCAATAGAGATAGCCCTGGCATACCAGACCCTCATCAAAACCCTCTCCCTCACGCAGGAGCAATTAAGCGAACGGGTGGGCAAGAAAAGAGCCACGGTGACTAACTATCTGCGTTTGTTGAAACTCCCTGCCGAAGTGCAGATGGGTGTCAAGGACAAGAAAATAGAAATGGGGCATGCCCGTGCACTGGTCACCATTGATGATCCGGTGACACAGTTGGCCATTTACAACAACATTATCGAAGAGGGCCTTTCTGTACGCAAGGTAGAGATGATGGTACGGGAGAAGAGTGATGCTGACAGCGTCAAACCGAAGTCAAGCAGAAAGAGAAGTTCAGGAGATCGTCTCTCCCGGCAGATGCAGGATGGTGAGTTTGATGCATTGAAGCAGCACCTCTCCACCTATTTCCGTACCGATGTCCAGTTTACCTGCAACAAGAGCGGGAAAGGAAAAATCACCATCCCGTTTCACACACCTGAGGAGCTGGAACGGCTGATCGTGATGTTCGACAAAATGAATAAATGA
- a CDS encoding ParA family protein, whose product MGRIIALANQKGGVGKTTTTINLAASLAALEKKVLVVDADPQANASSGLGIDIKKVKNTIYEGLIGKCAPREAVHHTPFEHIDIISSHINLVGAELEMVQMENRERRLRDLLLPLNDAYDFILIDCSPSLGIITVNALTAADAVMIPVQCEYFALEGLSKLLNTIKIIKSKLNRRLEIEGFVLTMYDSRLRLHNQIYEEVKHHFKELVFNTVIQRNITLSESQSHAKPALMYDAGSRGAINHMQLAQELIEKKS is encoded by the coding sequence ATGGGTAGGATCATCGCACTGGCAAATCAAAAAGGAGGGGTGGGGAAAACAACCACCACGATTAACCTGGCGGCATCTCTTGCCGCACTGGAAAAAAAAGTACTTGTTGTGGATGCCGATCCGCAGGCGAACGCCTCCTCCGGATTGGGTATTGATATCAAGAAGGTCAAAAACACAATCTATGAAGGACTGATTGGTAAGTGCGCACCACGCGAGGCGGTACACCATACTCCGTTTGAACATATTGACATCATCTCCTCGCACATCAACCTAGTTGGGGCAGAGCTGGAGATGGTGCAGATGGAAAACAGAGAACGCAGACTACGCGACCTGTTGCTGCCGCTCAACGATGCCTATGATTTCATTTTGATCGACTGCTCTCCATCACTGGGGATCATTACGGTAAATGCGCTCACGGCAGCCGACGCAGTGATGATTCCGGTTCAATGCGAATATTTTGCACTGGAGGGGTTAAGCAAGTTGCTCAATACCATCAAGATTATCAAGTCGAAGTTGAACAGGCGATTGGAAATTGAGGGTTTTGTACTCACCATGTACGACTCCCGCCTGCGCCTCCACAACCAGATCTACGAGGAGGTGAAACACCATTTCAAGGAGTTGGTTTTTAACACTGTTATTCAGCGAAATATCACTCTCAGCGAGTCACAAAGCCATGCCAAACCGGCATTGATGTATGATGCCGGTTCCCGTGGAGCCATCAACCACATGCAGCTGGCACAAGAGCTTATCGAAAAAAAATCCTAA
- a CDS encoding lysine 2,3-aminomutase codes for METRKYRNFILRNYNDLPQLQRLTEEEREAIRVVGQVLPFKSNNYVVEELINWDNVPNDPIFTLTFPRKEMLSKSHYEQVKKLLDNNDEAGLKKRVHEIRLKLNPNPAGQEHNVPSIDGIKLHGMQHKYRETVLFFPSQGQTCHAYCTFCFRWPQFSGMNELKFAMKEADLLHRYLKKHTKVSDVLFTGGDPLTAKTNIMAAYIEPLLTKEYEHIRTIRIGSKTLGYWPYRFLTDKDADDLMRLFEKVTKAGKHLAFQAHFNHPVELSTDAVKQAIDRIRNTGAQIRTQSPLLRHINDDSQLWATMWRDQVNLGLIPYYMFVARDTGSKAFFDVPLEKAWKIFRKAYRNVSGVARTVRGPSMSANPGKIQILGVTEVQGEKVFVLRFIQCRNPNLVDIPFFAKYDKKATWFDELVPAFGEEQFFFEKDNLLGRHGKDTDFLWE; via the coding sequence ATGGAAACCCGGAAATACAGGAATTTTATTCTTCGCAACTACAACGACCTGCCTCAGTTGCAGAGGCTCACTGAAGAGGAACGTGAGGCCATCAGGGTAGTGGGTCAGGTGTTGCCTTTCAAGTCGAACAATTATGTGGTAGAGGAGCTGATTAACTGGGATAACGTACCCAACGATCCTATCTTCACGCTTACCTTCCCCCGCAAGGAGATGCTCTCCAAGTCTCATTACGAACAAGTGAAGAAACTGCTCGACAACAATGATGAGGCCGGGTTGAAGAAGCGGGTACATGAAATCCGTCTCAAACTGAACCCCAATCCTGCGGGACAAGAGCACAACGTACCCTCAATTGATGGTATCAAGTTGCATGGCATGCAGCATAAGTATCGTGAAACGGTACTATTCTTTCCCAGCCAGGGGCAGACCTGTCATGCCTATTGCACCTTTTGCTTTCGTTGGCCACAGTTCTCCGGCATGAACGAGTTGAAATTTGCCATGAAGGAGGCCGATCTGTTGCACCGTTATCTGAAGAAGCATACCAAGGTGTCAGATGTACTCTTTACCGGCGGTGATCCCCTTACTGCCAAAACAAATATCATGGCTGCTTATATAGAGCCTTTGTTGACAAAGGAATATGAGCATATCCGTACCATCCGAATCGGATCTAAAACACTTGGCTATTGGCCCTATCGATTTCTTACCGACAAGGATGCCGACGATTTGATGCGACTCTTCGAGAAGGTGACCAAGGCGGGTAAGCACCTCGCGTTTCAGGCCCATTTCAATCATCCCGTGGAGCTCTCAACCGATGCTGTAAAGCAGGCAATTGATCGAATCCGCAACACAGGTGCTCAAATCAGGACACAGTCGCCCCTGCTGCGTCATATAAACGATGATTCTCAGTTGTGGGCCACGATGTGGAGAGATCAGGTCAACCTCGGATTGATTCCCTACTATATGTTTGTGGCGCGTGATACAGGATCAAAGGCATTCTTTGATGTGCCACTGGAGAAGGCCTGGAAGATCTTCCGCAAGGCTTATCGCAACGTGAGCGGTGTGGCACGAACGGTGCGGGGTCCGAGCATGAGTGCCAACCCCGGTAAGATTCAAATATTGGGCGTAACCGAGGTGCAAGGTGAAAAGGTCTTTGTTCTGCGTTTCATTCAGTGTCGCAATCCAAATCTGGTAGATATTCCATTTTTTGCGAAATATGACAAGAAAGCCACCTGGTTTGATGAATTGGTGCCTGCATTTGGTGAAGAGCAGTTTTTCTTTGAAAAGGATAACTTGCTGGGTCGGCACGGTAAGGACACTGATTTTTTGTGGGAGTAG
- a CDS encoding GNAT family N-acetyltransferase, with the protein MNVEIHIANSSYIGYAQEICDLIYESAQARGTGIARRSAEYVAEKIDAGKAVIALDGERLVGFAYIETFSHQRFVANSGLVVHPDYRNQGLAKKIKRRIFDLSRKLYPNAKIFSITTGLAVMKMNTELGFKPVTFSELTDDAEFWKGCQGCRNYDILQRNSHKMCLCTGLLFDPKAKPVQEASPFAKKVVKPVIKTRKTNKMFKK; encoded by the coding sequence ATGAATGTAGAAATTCATATAGCCAACAGCAGCTACATAGGGTACGCGCAGGAGATCTGCGACCTCATATACGAATCGGCACAAGCCCGGGGCACTGGTATTGCCCGGCGCAGTGCCGAATATGTGGCTGAAAAAATTGATGCCGGAAAAGCAGTGATTGCCCTTGACGGAGAACGCCTTGTGGGATTTGCCTATATTGAGACTTTCAGCCACCAGCGATTCGTGGCTAACTCGGGATTGGTGGTCCATCCCGACTATCGGAACCAGGGGCTGGCAAAAAAGATCAAAAGAAGGATCTTCGATTTATCGCGCAAGCTGTACCCCAACGCCAAGATCTTCAGTATCACCACCGGTCTTGCGGTGATGAAGATGAATACCGAATTGGGATTTAAGCCGGTCACCTTTTCCGAGCTGACCGACGATGCAGAATTCTGGAAGGGTTGTCAGGGATGTCGCAACTATGACATCCTACAGCGCAACAGCCACAAGATGTGCCTTTGCACTGGTTTGCTCTTTGACCCCAAGGCAAAACCCGTGCAGGAGGCGAGTCCCTTTGCCAAAAAAGTGGTCAAACCGGTTATAAAGACGAGGAAAACAAATAAAATGTTTAAGAAATGA
- the argG gene encoding argininosuccinate synthase, which translates to MKEKVVLAFSGGLDTSFCVPWLMNEKGLDVHTVIVNTGGFSAEEAKQIEERALTLGAASHTCIDAVDDYYARGIKYLIFGNVLKNNTYPLSVSSERFFQAMAVLDHVKKVGAEYVAHGSTGAGNDQVRFDLVFEVLAPEVMILAPIRELALSRQQEIDYLKEKGFDFSWEKSKYSINQGIWGTSVGGVETLKSSGVLPEEAYPSQVTAGGAERITIGFAKGEPVSFNGEKMNPVALIHHLHKVASKYGIGRDVHVGDTIIGTKGRVAFEAPAPLIIVKAHHLLEKHVLTKQQLYWKDQLSNWYGQLMHEAQYLEPVMRNIETFLTDTQQFVTGEVQIELRPYHFAVLGCTSDHDLMSSRFGEYGESNKSFSGQDVVGFTRVTANPLKIYYTIHDHDQS; encoded by the coding sequence ATGAAGGAAAAAGTAGTATTGGCATTCAGCGGCGGTCTCGACACGTCGTTTTGTGTACCCTGGCTGATGAATGAGAAAGGGCTGGATGTGCACACCGTGATTGTAAACACCGGCGGGTTCTCTGCCGAAGAGGCGAAACAGATTGAAGAGCGTGCCCTCACGCTGGGTGCTGCCTCACATACCTGCATCGACGCCGTGGATGATTACTATGCCCGCGGAATCAAATACCTGATATTCGGCAATGTGTTAAAAAATAACACCTACCCCCTCTCGGTTAGTTCTGAACGATTCTTTCAGGCAATGGCAGTGCTGGATCACGTAAAGAAGGTAGGTGCAGAATACGTGGCACATGGCAGCACCGGCGCCGGCAACGACCAGGTGCGCTTCGATCTGGTATTCGAAGTACTGGCACCCGAGGTGATGATTCTGGCTCCCATCCGGGAGCTGGCGCTGTCGCGCCAGCAGGAGATTGATTACCTCAAGGAGAAAGGATTTGATTTCTCCTGGGAGAAATCGAAATACTCCATCAACCAGGGTATCTGGGGCACTAGCGTGGGAGGCGTGGAGACATTGAAATCTTCCGGCGTGCTGCCTGAAGAGGCTTACCCTTCACAGGTGACAGCCGGTGGGGCGGAACGCATCACCATCGGATTTGCAAAAGGGGAACCGGTGTCGTTCAACGGTGAAAAGATGAACCCTGTTGCACTGATACACCATTTACATAAGGTAGCATCTAAATATGGCATCGGTCGCGATGTGCATGTGGGTGACACCATCATCGGCACAAAAGGAAGGGTGGCTTTTGAAGCACCGGCTCCGCTGATCATCGTGAAGGCACACCACCTGCTTGAGAAGCATGTGCTCACAAAGCAGCAGCTCTATTGGAAGGATCAGCTTTCCAACTGGTATGGACAGCTGATGCACGAGGCACAATACCTTGAGCCGGTGATGCGCAACATCGAAACCTTCCTCACCGATACTCAGCAATTTGTGACCGGCGAGGTGCAGATAGAGTTGCGGCCCTACCACTTTGCGGTGTTGGGTTGCACCAGCGACCATGACCTGATGAGTTCCCGTTTTGGTGAGTATGGCGAATCGAACAAATCATTCTCCGGACAGGATGTGGTGGGCTTCACCAGGGTGACCGCCAATCCGCTGAAAATTTACTATACCATCCACGATCATGATCAGAGTTAG
- a CDS encoding N-acetyl-gamma-glutamyl-phosphate reductase, translated as MIRVSIAGGTGYTAGELLRILLRHPQVEIESVISTTSVGIPVAEVHRDLLGETDLIFTETFNHPDVIFLCLGHGLSRNFLEKNQLPQGCKVIDLGNDFRNEPVFEGKEFIFGLCELNREKIRNTDQVANPGCFATSIMLALLPLAAENLLKEEIHVHAITGSTGAGKKPGETTHFSYRDNNLSVYKPFTHQHLEEIGNTLMAAGSSNLPQINFVPMRGDFTRGIFASVYTKWMGTMSGKEMIERYKAYYASSPFVFVSDKSISLKEVVNSNKGLLHIDFHNGYIHITSIIDNLVKGASGQAVQNMNLMFGLDETIGLKLKGTAF; from the coding sequence ATGATCAGAGTTAGCATAGCAGGCGGAACGGGATACACGGCAGGAGAGCTGTTGCGTATCCTGCTGCGTCACCCACAGGTAGAAATAGAATCAGTGATCAGCACCACCTCTGTAGGGATACCGGTAGCCGAGGTGCACCGGGACCTGCTGGGGGAAACCGATCTGATTTTCACTGAAACATTCAACCATCCCGATGTGATCTTCCTTTGCCTTGGCCACGGTCTCTCGCGTAATTTCCTTGAAAAAAACCAACTTCCGCAGGGTTGTAAGGTCATCGACCTGGGCAATGACTTCCGCAATGAACCTGTTTTTGAAGGGAAGGAGTTCATTTTCGGGCTGTGCGAACTAAACAGGGAAAAGATCCGCAATACAGACCAAGTGGCCAACCCGGGATGTTTTGCCACCTCCATCATGCTGGCACTACTGCCCCTGGCTGCTGAGAACCTGCTGAAAGAGGAGATCCACGTGCATGCCATCACCGGCTCTACCGGTGCCGGCAAGAAACCGGGGGAAACCACCCATTTCAGCTATCGCGACAACAACCTGTCGGTTTACAAGCCTTTCACGCACCAGCACCTGGAAGAGATCGGCAATACATTGATGGCAGCCGGGAGCAGCAATCTGCCACAGATCAATTTTGTGCCGATGCGTGGCGATTTCACCCGCGGCATCTTTGCCAGCGTCTACACCAAATGGATGGGCACGATGTCGGGAAAGGAGATGATTGAACGATACAAGGCATACTATGCTTCTTCACCCTTCGTCTTTGTTTCTGATAAGAGCATCAGCCTGAAAGAGGTGGTGAACAGCAACAAAGGACTGCTGCACATAGATTTTCACAACGGATACATCCACATCACCTCCATCATCGACAACCTGGTGAAAGGAGCCTCCGGACAGGCGGTGCAGAACATGAACCTGATGTTCGGGCTGGATGAAACAATTGGGCTGAAACTGAAAGGAACAGCATTTTAA
- a CDS encoding aspartate aminotransferase family protein, with translation MRLFDVYSLWDIEPVKGNGCRVWDKNGTEYLDLYGGHAVISIGHSHPRQVEALQKQVAKLGFYSNSVQNSLQLELAEKLGELSGYPDYSLFLCNSGAEANENALKLASFHTGRSRVIAFSEAFHGRTSGAVAVTDNPAIQAPFNKGHQVTFLPLNNPEVVGQELQKGDVAAVLIEGIQGVAGIYTPDNTFLKALRELCSLYATPLILDEIQSGYGRTGDFFAHQAAGIRPDIITTAKGMGNGFPIGGVLISPHFEAKKGMLGTTFGGNHLACVAAIAVLDVMKEESLMANARKTGDHLMKEISRLEGITEIRGRGLMIGISFQPHLSGIRNELLFRHHIFTGGAKNNVMRLLPPLSITKAEANQFLAALRESIEATVKSI, from the coding sequence ATGAGACTTTTCGATGTGTACAGCTTATGGGATATTGAACCGGTAAAGGGGAACGGATGCCGGGTTTGGGATAAAAACGGTACGGAGTACCTTGATCTCTATGGTGGTCATGCAGTGATCTCAATAGGACACTCACACCCCCGACAGGTAGAGGCGTTGCAAAAACAGGTCGCTAAGCTTGGGTTCTACTCCAATTCGGTACAGAACTCACTGCAGCTGGAACTGGCTGAGAAACTGGGTGAACTGAGCGGCTACCCGGACTACTCCCTCTTTCTCTGTAACTCAGGAGCCGAAGCAAACGAGAATGCATTGAAGCTGGCCTCATTCCACACCGGAAGGAGTCGGGTGATCGCATTCAGTGAAGCATTCCACGGCCGCACCTCCGGTGCTGTGGCGGTGACAGACAACCCGGCAATACAAGCCCCCTTTAACAAGGGACACCAGGTGACCTTCCTGCCATTGAACAACCCGGAAGTTGTGGGACAAGAGTTGCAAAAAGGAGATGTGGCAGCGGTACTGATTGAGGGAATACAAGGTGTTGCGGGCATTTATACTCCCGACAATACTTTTCTGAAGGCTTTGCGCGAACTTTGCAGCCTTTATGCAACTCCGTTGATTCTCGATGAGATTCAATCGGGATATGGTCGTACCGGTGATTTCTTCGCCCACCAGGCTGCCGGCATCCGGCCAGACATCATTACCACAGCCAAAGGGATGGGCAATGGCTTCCCTATCGGAGGAGTGTTGATATCACCTCATTTCGAAGCCAAAAAAGGAATGCTGGGGACCACCTTCGGCGGCAATCACCTGGCCTGTGTAGCCGCAATCGCGGTGCTTGACGTGATGAAGGAGGAGTCTTTGATGGCAAATGCCCGGAAAACAGGTGATCACCTTATGAAGGAAATCTCCAGGCTGGAAGGGATTACAGAGATTCGCGGCCGGGGACTGATGATCGGAATATCATTTCAACCTCATCTTTCTGGGATCAGGAACGAGCTGCTCTTCCGCCACCATATCTTTACCGGAGGTGCAAAGAACAATGTGATGCGGTTGCTGCCCCCACTGTCCATCACAAAGGCAGAAGCGAATCAATTTCTGGCAGCGCTGCGGGAATCAATCGAGGCTACAGTGAAATCAATCTGA
- a CDS encoding N-acetylornithine carbamoyltransferase, with protein sequence MKHFTSVQDIGDLQQALEKARFVKENPFADQALGRNKTLMLIFFNSSLRTRLSTQKAGMNLGMNVMVLDINQGAWKLETERGVVMDGDKPEHILEAIPVMGSYCDVIGVRSFAQFENKEDDYNEVILNQFIRYSGKPVFSMEAATRHPLQSFADLITIEEHKRNERPKVVLTWAPHPRALPQAVPNSFAEWMNAADYEFVITHPKGYELDPQFVGNATVEYDKVKAYRNADFIYAKNWAAYSDPNYGKVLSTDRSWTVDGSKMALTNDAWFMHCLPVRRNMIVTDEVIESQHSIVIPEAANRVVSAQTVLKEILLSI encoded by the coding sequence ATGAAACATTTTACTTCCGTACAGGATATCGGAGACCTGCAACAGGCGCTGGAAAAAGCAAGATTTGTAAAGGAGAACCCATTTGCCGATCAGGCACTGGGACGCAACAAAACCCTGATGCTGATTTTCTTCAATTCAAGCCTTCGCACACGACTGAGTACCCAGAAAGCAGGTATGAATCTGGGCATGAACGTGATGGTGCTCGACATCAACCAGGGTGCCTGGAAGCTGGAAACAGAAAGAGGCGTGGTGATGGATGGCGATAAGCCGGAGCACATCCTGGAAGCAATACCGGTGATGGGTTCCTATTGCGATGTCATCGGTGTCCGCTCATTCGCCCAGTTCGAGAACAAGGAAGACGACTACAACGAAGTGATTCTGAATCAATTCATTCGTTACTCCGGTAAACCTGTGTTCAGCATGGAGGCGGCGACACGCCATCCGCTGCAAAGCTTTGCCGACCTGATCACCATCGAGGAGCACAAAAGGAATGAGCGCCCCAAGGTGGTACTCACCTGGGCACCTCATCCACGCGCACTGCCACAGGCGGTACCCAACTCATTTGCCGAATGGATGAATGCTGCAGACTATGAGTTTGTGATTACTCACCCGAAGGGATATGAACTGGATCCTCAATTTGTGGGTAATGCAACGGTAGAGTATGACAAAGTGAAAGCCTACCGGAATGCAGATTTCATCTACGCGAAGAACTGGGCCGCATACAGTGATCCGAACTACGGCAAGGTGCTCTCCACCGACCGCTCCTGGACGGTTGATGGATCCAAGATGGCTTTGACAAACGATGCCTGGTTCATGCACTGTCTCCCTGTTCGACGCAACATGATTGTCACCGACGAGGTGATTGAGAGTCAACACTCCATCGTAATCCCGGAGGCAGCCAACAGGGTGGTATCGGCACAAACCGTACTCAAGGAAATCCTTCTGTCCATCTAA
- the argB gene encoding acetylglutamate kinase — MKEKISIVKIGGNIVDNPEALQAFLADFRELEGRKVLVHGGGVLASKMARQLGIETKMVEGRRITDENTIRLVTMVYAGWINKSIVALLQQIGCNALGLSGADANVIPSVRRSPEPIDFGFVGDPDPAKINAPFIAQLVDNGIVPVFCAITHDGQGSLLNTNADTIAYSVATALSAHFETTLFYCFEKEGVLRDLNDTESLIPTMRQEECDTLKKEGIIADGMIPKLDNSFRAISQGVSKVIILHAKNLLTGKGTLLTGS; from the coding sequence ATGAAAGAGAAAATTTCCATCGTAAAAATCGGCGGCAACATCGTTGACAACCCTGAGGCATTGCAGGCTTTCCTGGCAGACTTCAGAGAACTGGAAGGCAGGAAGGTACTGGTACACGGGGGGGGGGTGCTGGCCTCGAAGATGGCCCGACAGCTGGGCATCGAGACAAAGATGGTGGAAGGCAGGCGAATTACAGATGAAAATACGATAAGGCTAGTGACCATGGTGTATGCCGGTTGGATCAACAAGAGCATCGTCGCCCTGCTGCAACAAATCGGCTGCAATGCCCTCGGCCTCTCAGGTGCTGATGCCAACGTGATCCCTTCTGTACGCCGCTCACCTGAACCAATCGATTTCGGGTTCGTAGGTGATCCCGACCCGGCGAAGATCAACGCACCCTTTATTGCCCAGCTCGTGGACAATGGCATCGTCCCTGTTTTCTGTGCCATCACGCACGACGGCCAGGGCTCACTGCTGAACACCAATGCCGACACCATCGCTTACTCGGTAGCCACTGCCCTCTCGGCTCATTTTGAAACGACCCTCTTTTACTGTTTTGAAAAAGAGGGGGTATTAAGGGATCTCAATGATACGGAGAGCCTGATCCCAACAATGAGACAGGAAGAGTGTGACACACTGAAAAAAGAGGGCATCATTGCAGACGGCATGATCCCGAAGCTGGACAACTCTTTCAGGGCAATCAGTCAGGGAGTATCGAAGGTGATAATCCTGCATGCAAAAAATCTGCTGACAGGAAAAGGCACCCTTTTAACAGGATCATGA
- a CDS encoding M20/M25/M40 family metallo-hydrolase, whose protein sequence is MNSTPHIANELLRKLISISSFSGKEDERADLLTRFFTERGITVERHGNNLVMRNQSTDRYRPTLMLNSHIDTVQPASGYSFDPFNPPLSDTHIYGLGSNDAGVSVVAMIMTFLHFYGESLPINLVLALTAEEENSGPAGMSHLWQQLRQEVDMAIIGEPTGMRAAIAERGLLVIDGEAKGVSGHAARDEGTNALYIAMEDITTLRSAGFDRISPTMGAVKLTVTQIQAGTQHNVVPDCCRFVVDIRPTEQYSNSELMEMLQPLVKSKLTARSLTNRSSATPADHLLLKCVEAMGIESYTSPTTSDWMRITCPAVKMGPGESARSHQADEYVLTAELEQGIDRYIAFITKLANLSDN, encoded by the coding sequence ATGAACAGTACGCCACATATAGCCAATGAGCTCCTGCGAAAGCTGATATCAATCAGCTCTTTCTCCGGAAAGGAAGATGAACGGGCCGATTTGCTGACAAGGTTTTTTACTGAACGGGGCATCACGGTTGAACGGCATGGGAACAACCTGGTCATGCGAAACCAGTCTACCGACCGCTATAGGCCAACCCTGATGCTCAACTCACACATCGACACGGTACAACCTGCATCAGGCTACAGCTTCGACCCCTTCAACCCGCCTCTCTCCGACACCCATATCTACGGATTGGGCAGCAACGATGCGGGTGTCAGCGTGGTGGCGATGATCATGACCTTCCTTCACTTTTATGGGGAATCACTTCCCATTAACCTTGTGTTGGCCCTCACGGCAGAGGAGGAAAACTCGGGACCCGCCGGAATGAGCCATCTATGGCAACAACTCAGACAAGAGGTAGATATGGCAATCATCGGCGAACCCACAGGAATGAGGGCCGCGATCGCGGAAAGAGGGCTTCTGGTGATTGACGGCGAAGCAAAGGGTGTGAGCGGACACGCCGCCCGTGATGAGGGAACAAATGCACTCTACATCGCAATGGAAGATATCACCACCCTTCGTTCGGCCGGATTTGACCGGATCTCCCCCACGATGGGAGCGGTAAAGCTCACGGTGACACAGATCCAGGCAGGGACACAGCACAACGTGGTACCCGATTGTTGTCGTTTTGTGGTGGACATACGCCCCACGGAGCAGTACAGCAACAGCGAGTTAATGGAAATGTTGCAGCCTTTGGTGAAGAGCAAGCTCACAGCGCGCTCATTGACCAACCGAAGCTCTGCCACTCCCGCCGATCACCTTCTGCTAAAGTGTGTGGAAGCGATGGGCATTGAGAGCTACACCTCTCCAACCACCTCCGACTGGATGCGGATCACCTGTCCGGCCGTGAAGATGGGTCCGGGTGAGTCGGCACGCTCCCACCAGGCCGATGAATATGTACTGACGGCCGAACTGGAACAGGGTATCGACAGATACATTGCATTTATCACAAAACTGGCAAATTTAAGCGACAACTGA